From a region of the Corallococcus coralloides DSM 2259 genome:
- a CDS encoding PAS domain S-box protein yields the protein MSAPSEPAFGIVLVPPGSVAREPLNAAAERAGLRVVDDPDDAALALVDLTAPGCGPAVVELLTSLNGPHLTLLAVVSPDSRGFAAVDTLRPADIVTHQGLSHELTWRLQRAAERHREREEQARSQTDLALLLELTADYAESSDVEALLHGVTRRLAEQLDIARATLVMVGGGVDEGVIVAASDDPGMKDLRIDLARYPEIREVVRTGKPVVMQEAATHPLLGDLERRAVAARGIHAIAALPLPIRGQVRGVLLLRAAGRRRTFSSREIDFLTTVAHATAVALRSASVLQSVQTARLAAEEKAASFKPYQLFFAHVSEGVAILDDEAAVLSLNPAGAQMLDTTAGEARGKHLNQITQPVDDGVLMELVTSASRGEARMGVDVVVRTPAGRCLTLSMSAAPLRDEDAATILSFRDVTHARKLEDELRNTKDFLERLIDSSVDAIIAADLKGRIILFNKGAEAMCGYTAQEAQEKLNALQLYPPGEAQRIMAQLRGPDMGGKGRLSLTRQELMHRSGERVPVNMTASIVYEGGRESFTVGIFTDLRDRVQLERKLYDVETRLEESEKNAVIVALAGTAAHELNQPLTSVMGYAELLKRKLKEEDFAYRPVDIIYREAERMAEIVRKIGKITRFEVKSYVGAKQILDLDKASSHEE from the coding sequence GTGTCGGCCCCGTCGGAACCCGCCTTCGGCATCGTCCTGGTCCCCCCCGGGTCGGTGGCTCGAGAACCCCTGAACGCCGCCGCCGAGCGCGCGGGCCTGCGCGTGGTGGACGACCCGGACGACGCGGCCCTGGCGCTGGTGGACCTCACCGCCCCCGGCTGCGGCCCCGCGGTGGTGGAGCTGCTCACGTCCCTCAACGGGCCGCACCTCACGCTGCTCGCGGTGGTGTCCCCGGATTCGCGCGGCTTCGCCGCCGTGGACACGCTGCGCCCCGCGGACATCGTCACCCACCAGGGGCTGTCGCACGAGCTCACCTGGCGCCTGCAGCGCGCCGCGGAGCGCCACCGCGAGCGTGAAGAGCAGGCCCGCAGCCAGACGGACCTGGCGCTGCTGCTGGAGCTCACCGCCGACTACGCGGAGAGCTCCGACGTGGAAGCGCTCCTGCACGGCGTGACGCGGCGTCTGGCGGAGCAACTGGACATCGCGCGCGCCACGCTGGTGATGGTGGGCGGCGGCGTGGACGAAGGCGTCATCGTCGCCGCCAGCGACGACCCGGGCATGAAGGACCTGCGCATCGACCTGGCGCGCTATCCGGAAATCCGCGAGGTGGTGCGCACCGGCAAGCCCGTGGTCATGCAGGAGGCCGCCACGCACCCGCTCCTGGGCGACCTGGAGCGCCGGGCCGTGGCCGCGCGAGGCATCCACGCCATCGCCGCGCTGCCCCTGCCCATCCGCGGCCAGGTGCGCGGCGTGCTGCTCTTGCGCGCGGCCGGGCGCAGGCGGACCTTCAGCTCGCGCGAAATCGACTTCCTCACCACGGTGGCCCACGCGACGGCGGTGGCGCTCCGGAGCGCGTCGGTGCTCCAGTCCGTGCAGACGGCGCGGCTCGCGGCGGAGGAGAAGGCCGCGTCCTTCAAGCCCTACCAGCTCTTCTTCGCCCACGTGAGCGAGGGCGTGGCCATCCTCGACGACGAGGCCGCCGTGCTGTCGCTCAACCCCGCGGGCGCGCAGATGCTGGACACGACCGCCGGTGAGGCCCGGGGCAAGCACCTGAACCAAATCACCCAGCCGGTGGATGACGGCGTGCTGATGGAGCTGGTGACGTCCGCGTCGCGCGGTGAAGCGCGCATGGGCGTGGACGTGGTGGTGCGCACGCCCGCGGGAAGGTGCCTCACGCTGTCCATGTCCGCGGCGCCGCTGCGCGACGAGGACGCGGCCACCATCCTGTCCTTCCGCGACGTGACGCACGCGCGCAAGCTGGAGGACGAGCTGCGCAACACGAAGGACTTCCTGGAGCGGCTCATCGACTCGTCGGTGGACGCCATCATCGCGGCCGACCTGAAGGGGCGCATCATCCTCTTCAACAAGGGCGCGGAGGCCATGTGCGGCTACACCGCGCAGGAGGCCCAGGAGAAGCTCAACGCACTCCAGCTCTACCCGCCCGGCGAGGCCCAGCGCATCATGGCCCAGCTGCGTGGACCGGACATGGGCGGCAAGGGCCGGCTGTCGCTCACGCGCCAGGAACTCATGCACCGCTCCGGTGAGCGCGTGCCCGTGAACATGACGGCCTCCATCGTCTACGAGGGCGGCCGCGAGTCCTTCACCGTGGGCATCTTCACGGACCTCCGGGACCGGGTGCAGCTGGAGCGCAAGCTGTACGACGTGGAGACGCGGCTGGAGGAGAGCGAGAAGAACGCCGTCATCGTCGCGCTCGCCGGCACCGCGGCCCACGAGCTCAACCAGCCCCTCACCTCCGTGATGGGCTACGCGGAGCTGCTCAAGCGCAAGCTCAAGGAGGAGGACTTCGCCTACAGGCCGGTGGACATCATCTACCGCGAGGCGGAGCGCATGGCGGAGATCGTCCGGAAGATCGGGAAGATCACCCGCTTCGAGGTGAAGTCGTACGTGGGGGCGAAGCAGATCCTCGACTTGGACAAGGCCAGCTCCCATGAAGAGTGA